From the Ascaphus truei isolate aAscTru1 chromosome 15, aAscTru1.hap1, whole genome shotgun sequence genome, one window contains:
- the RGS19 gene encoding regulator of G-protein signaling 19 isoform X1, translated as MCFRKRPGSGAAGSLHAQIYTGPDPSESPMSRYDRNQTTRNHRPNPCCFCWCCCCSCSWNEDQNRRRRLSRDTKLECVPHCEVCSKPSSEEVLSWASSFEKLMKNPAGRNVFREFLRTEYSEENMLFWLACEELKTEHNKNGMEEKARTIYEDYVSILSPKEVSLDSRVREVINRRIQDPSSHTFDDAQLQIYTLMHRDSYPRFLNSGIYKSLQQSISRSSSES; from the exons ATGTGCTTCAGGAAGCGGCCGGGCTCCGGGGCGGCGGGTTCCTTGCATGCCCAGATC TACACAGGGCCTGATCCCAGCGAGTCTCCCATGTCACGATATGACAGGAACCAGACAACCCGGAATCACCGGCCCAACCCCTGCTGCttctgctggtgctgctgctgtagCTGTTCCTG GAATGAAGACCAGAACAGACGCAGAAGACTCTCGCGAGACACCAAGCTGGAGTGTGTCCCTCACTGCGAGGTCTG CTCCAAGCCGAGCTCGGAGGAGGTCCTCAGCTGGGCCAGCTCCTTTGAGAAGCTGATGAAGAATCCGGCAGGTCGCAACGTGTTCCGGGAGTTTCTGCGCACGGAGTACAGCGAGGAGAACATGCTGTTCTGGCTGGCGTGCGAGGAGCTGAAAACAGAGCACAACAAGAATGGAATGGAAGAGAAGGCACGCACGATATACGAGGATTACGTGTCAATCCTGTCCCCTAAAGAG GTCAGTTTGGATTCCCGGGTGCGAGAAGTCATTAACAGACGGATACAGGATCCCTCCTCTCACACGTTCGACGACGCTCAGCTGCAGATTTACACTCTGATGCACAGGGACTCGTACCCACGATTCCTGAACTCTGGCATTTACAAATCCCTACAGCAGAGCATCTCACGCTCGAGCTCGGAGTCCTAG
- the RGS19 gene encoding regulator of G-protein signaling 19 isoform X3: MGIGERGQQRHPVGRRSLGCKYTGPDPSESPMSRYDRNQTTRNHRPNPCCFCWCCCCSCSWNEDQNRRRRLSRDTKLECVPHCEVCSKPSSEEVLSWASSFEKLMKNPAGRNVFREFLRTEYSEENMLFWLACEELKTEHNKNGMEEKARTIYEDYVSILSPKEVSLDSRVREVINRRIQDPSSHTFDDAQLQIYTLMHRDSYPRFLNSGIYKSLQQSISRSSSES, translated from the exons ATGGGCAtcggagagagggggcagcagagacaCCCGGTAGGAAGGCGATCCCTAGGGTGCA AGTACACAGGGCCTGATCCCAGCGAGTCTCCCATGTCACGATATGACAGGAACCAGACAACCCGGAATCACCGGCCCAACCCCTGCTGCttctgctggtgctgctgctgtagCTGTTCCTG GAATGAAGACCAGAACAGACGCAGAAGACTCTCGCGAGACACCAAGCTGGAGTGTGTCCCTCACTGCGAGGTCTG CTCCAAGCCGAGCTCGGAGGAGGTCCTCAGCTGGGCCAGCTCCTTTGAGAAGCTGATGAAGAATCCGGCAGGTCGCAACGTGTTCCGGGAGTTTCTGCGCACGGAGTACAGCGAGGAGAACATGCTGTTCTGGCTGGCGTGCGAGGAGCTGAAAACAGAGCACAACAAGAATGGAATGGAAGAGAAGGCACGCACGATATACGAGGATTACGTGTCAATCCTGTCCCCTAAAGAG GTCAGTTTGGATTCCCGGGTGCGAGAAGTCATTAACAGACGGATACAGGATCCCTCCTCTCACACGTTCGACGACGCTCAGCTGCAGATTTACACTCTGATGCACAGGGACTCGTACCCACGATTCCTGAACTCTGGCATTTACAAATCCCTACAGCAGAGCATCTCACGCTCGAGCTCGGAGTCCTAG
- the RGS19 gene encoding regulator of G-protein signaling 19 isoform X2 has translation MSRYDRNQTTRNHRPNPCCFCWCCCCSCSWNEDQNRRRRLSRDTKLECVPHCEVCSKPSSEEVLSWASSFEKLMKNPAGRNVFREFLRTEYSEENMLFWLACEELKTEHNKNGMEEKARTIYEDYVSILSPKEVSLDSRVREVINRRIQDPSSHTFDDAQLQIYTLMHRDSYPRFLNSGIYKSLQQSISRSSSES, from the exons ATGTCACGATATGACAGGAACCAGACAACCCGGAATCACCGGCCCAACCCCTGCTGCttctgctggtgctgctgctgtagCTGTTCCTG GAATGAAGACCAGAACAGACGCAGAAGACTCTCGCGAGACACCAAGCTGGAGTGTGTCCCTCACTGCGAGGTCTG CTCCAAGCCGAGCTCGGAGGAGGTCCTCAGCTGGGCCAGCTCCTTTGAGAAGCTGATGAAGAATCCGGCAGGTCGCAACGTGTTCCGGGAGTTTCTGCGCACGGAGTACAGCGAGGAGAACATGCTGTTCTGGCTGGCGTGCGAGGAGCTGAAAACAGAGCACAACAAGAATGGAATGGAAGAGAAGGCACGCACGATATACGAGGATTACGTGTCAATCCTGTCCCCTAAAGAG GTCAGTTTGGATTCCCGGGTGCGAGAAGTCATTAACAGACGGATACAGGATCCCTCCTCTCACACGTTCGACGACGCTCAGCTGCAGATTTACACTCTGATGCACAGGGACTCGTACCCACGATTCCTGAACTCTGGCATTTACAAATCCCTACAGCAGAGCATCTCACGCTCGAGCTCGGAGTCCTAG